GCTCAAAAAGCTCATCTTTAATTTGTAATTTTTTGATTTTTAAATCGTGGATCAACAGTTCATCGGGAAAGGGCTGCTTATTTTCTTCAAAAATTTCTTCTTCTAAGTCTTCGTGCTTCTTTTTTAGTGCCTCAAGATGCCCCATCATTGCCATAAAAGCCTCCTATATAATTAAATACTCCCACTCTTATATGGTATCAGAATAATTAACTAAAGTCTATTAATATTTAACAAATGACAATATTATTTCTTGACCAAGCTACAAACAACCTTTGCATAACAAATCAATTTTCTATTTATGTTTCAATCGGTTATTAACAACATTTTCCTGCAGCCGAAATTTTGCCCATCTTGCGGTTGACAAGGGCTATCTTTTTGCGTTTTATATCTCAAGTTTATATAAAATAAATAATCCCCGCCGCAAGCGGCCGGGGTATTTATCGGCCTCAATGACCTTTTTATGGGTTACTCACTCTAGTGTAGAGCACCACATAATGGAGCTCTACACGAGAAGCGAGTACTTTGCGCCGCAAGCGGCGGGGCATTCAACCCAAAAGAGATTTTACATGTCTATAACACTAAATCTAAAGGCCAAGCCTTAGGAATCCACTGGTCAAACCAGTGGCTTTCCTGTCATTGAGTAATAACATAGGGCTTAAAGGCGGTTGAAGCTACAAAAGCTCGACGCGATAACTCAAATTCTGGAAGTTCAGTAGATTCGGAAAATTCACTACTTTCAGTGACTTCAAATCCGGCTTTTTTGATGGCCCTCCCTAGGATTTCTTCGCTAAAAAAATTCATTTTGTGACTTTCTGGGTGAGGGGGTATCAGATTCCAACCAGGAAAATCTTCAGGAAATTCGAGGTTCTCCTCTTTTATGTCTAA
This window of the Pseudomonadota bacterium genome carries:
- a CDS encoding DUF465 domain-containing protein, producing the protein MAMMGHLEALKKKHEDLEEEIFEENKQPFPDELLIHDLKIKKLQIKDELFELRNQNSEVKN